Proteins encoded in a region of the Coffea eugenioides isolate CCC68of chromosome 4, Ceug_1.0, whole genome shotgun sequence genome:
- the LOC113767320 gene encoding protein IQ-DOMAIN 14-like has translation MGKATRWLRGLLRMKKDKENVENSSNCSEKKEKKRWSFAKSGKDSGIGGGQRPVSIPVSDSAWLRSYISQTEKEQSKHAIAVAAATAAAADAAVAAAQAAVAVVRLTSQGRGAMFNGGSREKWAAIKIQNVFRGYLARKALRALKGLVKLQALVRGYLVRKRAAATLHSMQALIRAQAAVRSQRARRSTNSDYRYPPEMRARRSIERFDECRSEFHSKRLSASYDASLSGFDDSPKIVEIDTIKPRSRSRRITTTCMSDSGDDQHYQAMSSPLPCPVPARLSIPDCHHFQDYDWSFLGDECRFATAQSTPRFMNSGRSNVPVTPSKSVCGDSFFRPYSNHPNYMANTQSFRAKLRSYSAPKQRPEPGPKKRLSLNEIMASRTSFTGIRMQRTCAQVEEDLNF, from the exons atggGAAAAGCTACAAGATGGTTGAGGGGATTGTTGAGAATGAAGAAGGACAAGGAAAATGTAGAGAATTCTTCAAATTGTAGTgaaaagaaggagaagaaaagatgGAGTTTTGCAAAATCCGGCAAGGATTCTGGGATTGGGGGTGGTCAGAGGCCGGTGAGCATTCCGGTTAGTGATTCAGCTTGGCTTAGATCTTACATTTCTCAGACGGAGAAGGAGCAGAGCAAGCATGCCATTGCTGTTGCTGCTGCCACTGCAGCAGCTGCTGATGCTGCAGTAGCCGCAGCTCAGGCTGCCGTTGCTGTTGTGAGACTTACCAGCCAGGGCAGAGGAGCTATGTTCAATGGAGGAAGTAGGGAGAAGTGGGCTGCTATCAAGATTCAGAATGTCTTCAGAGGTTACTTG GCGCGAAAAGCTCTGAGAGCTCTGAAAGGACTGGTAAAACTACAGGCTCTGGTCAGAGGTTACCTTGTTCGAAAGAGAGCCGCAGCAACTCTACATAGTATGCAAGCTCTAATTAGAGCTCAGGCAGCTGTCCGCTCCCAGAGGGCTCGTCGCTCTACCAATAGTGATTACAGATACCCACCGGAAATGAGAGCTAGGAGATCCATT GAAAGATTTGACGAGTGCAGAAGTGAATTTCACAGCAAGAGACTGTCAGCTTCATATGATGCTTCGCTCTCTGGATTTGATGACAGCCCAAAAATAGTCGAAATCGATACGATCAAGCCAAGATCAAGGTCTCGCAGAATCACTACTACTTGCATGTCTGATTCTGGTGATGATCAGCATTACCAGGCTATGTCATCGCCTCTTCCTTGTCCAGTTCCAGCTCGCTTATCGATCCCTGATTGCCACCACTTTCAAGACTACGATTGGAGCTTCTTAGGCGATGAATGCCGGTTCGCCACTGCTCAGAGCACCCCCAGGTTTATGAACTCCGGTCGTTCCAATGTCCCTGTAACGCCATCCAAGAGCGTCTGTGGTGATAGCTTTTTTAGGCCATACTCCAACCATCCAAACTATATGGCAAATACACAATCATTCAGAGCAAAGTTGAGGTCTTACAGTGCTCCAAAGCAAAGACCAGAGCCAGGGCCAAAAAAGCGGCTTTCGCTGAATGAAATTATGGCATCAAGAACTAGCTTCACTGGCATTAGAATGCAGAGAACCTGTGCCCAAGTTGAAGAAGATTTGAATTTCTGA
- the LOC113768307 gene encoding uncharacterized protein LOC113768307 gives MDSFGKGFSSQPPASPKLSISGETKENDVNHDNLGSNFKSQNPKKPVTKHFMSPTISATSKVTVPRTKILAEKIESTTSCDNAHYPKSLILEAKNGLHYTGLGASPHCDQTSSWANSACVNASVFYDGEVNNCFADSSVRPYDPLTNYLSPRPKFLRYKPNRRREILQRSGIFTSRNQKIVDEQKSSECDQEELLDSSPQEGSSQIMMIKAEDNHHDGQDADGDEDEESEEDEVPNCWCLKGLAKFLVLLVVIGLSTSYISSMNNPRPSPVVQATGGLMEGYHRIQKHLFEAVYTNVHGSPWQNGSERTLGFTLDDDHELGRYQIDLDDEEEWDESTDEIIEIPEPPTGEFEDISEDDEGCHTNVHGSPWQNGSERTLGFTLDDDHELGRYQIDLDDEEEWDESTDEIIEIPEPPTGEFEDISEDDERDEELICPDWKSAEIINDKVKETNEASDQFPVFENAQTDAATDQELNEVEKDSEGLQQCASLERKPANLIYRADQLENDYKADQIEGAKAGEEMTRNRPERIEDATTIRDGENYDKAEELDRIYVEEETNETELQLSEATTSSVGDEIFLPAKIEIDDDTEAHARRFEIGGKSIKDLNFLDLEPIAIAMIMFSIFSIFLACLVYRYRLRAIPAPLHDSQLEAADRKEKLIQAQVCGQVEHAEERAESILKPSSVTFSFEKAHKETYIHAPDVELLGEFVIGEFSTVRRSLDRKGRTIETGETIYSISHGQSRAQPVARAQTLNVSSTGSPSYGSFTAEKIMLKKKEGGREGNVKAITTPVRRSSRIRNLSATCP, from the exons ATGGACAGCTTTGGAAAGGGTTTTTCATCACAACCTCCTGCATCCCCAAAACTCTCGATATCAG GGGAAACTAAAGAGAATGATGTAAACCATGACAATTTGGGATCTAATTTCAAGTCTCAGAACCCCAAGAAACCTGTGACCAAACACTTCATGTCACCTACGATTTCTGCAACATCTAAGGTTACTGTTCCAAGAACAAAAATTCTGGCTGAGAAAATTGAATCCACAACTTCTTGTGATAATGCCCATTACCCAAAATCTCTGATCCTTGAAGCAAAAAATGGCCTCCACTACACAGGTTTGGGTGCCTCTCCTCACTGTGATCAAACATCGAGCTGGGCTAATTCGGCTTGTGTTAATGCCTCTGTTTTCTATGATGGTGAGGTGAATAATTGTTTTGCTGATTCTTCTGTGAGGCCTTATGACCCTTTGACTAACTATCTCTCCCCAAGGCCTAAGTTTCTGCGTTACAAACCAAATAGGAGGCGTGAGATACTCCAAAGAAGTGGAATTTTTACTTCCCGGAACCAGAAAATTGTTGATGAACAAAAATCTTCAGAATGTGATCAAGAAGAGCTCTTGGATTCTTCTCCTCAAGAAGGTTCTTCACAGATAATGATGATTAAGGCAGAGGATAACCATCATGATGGTCAAGATGCTGATGGTGACGAGGATGAAGAAAGCGAGGAAGATGAGGTGCCAAATTGCTGGTGTTTGAAAGGATTGGCGAAATTTCTAGTTTTGTTGGTTGTCATAGGGCTATCAACTTCTTACATATCGTCTATGAACAATCCTAGACCTTCACCAGTTGTACAAGCTACTGGAGGTCTTATGGAAGGGTACCACAGAATACAGAAACATCTATTTGAAGCTGTCTACACAAATGTGCATGGTAGTCCATGGCAAAATGGATCAGAGCGAACTTTAGGATTTACTCTGGATGATGATCATGAACTTGGAAGATATCAGATAGATTTAGATGATGAGGAGGAATGGGATGAAAGCACTGATGAGATAATTGAAATCCCTGAGCCGCCAACTGGTGAATTTGAAGATATCAGCGAGGATGATGAAGGGTGCCACACAAATGTGCATGGTAGTCCATGGCAAAATGGATCAGAGCGAACTTTAGGATTTACTCTGGATGATGATCATGAACTTGGAAGATATCAGATAGATTTAGATGATGAGGAGGAATGGGATGAAAGCACTGATGAGATAATTGAAATCCCTGAGCCGCCAACTGGTGAATTTGAAGATATCAGCGAGGATGATGAAAGAGATGAGGAATTGATTTGCCCAGACTGGAAAAGTGCTGAAATTATAAATGATAAGGTGAAAGAAACAAATGAGGCGTCTGATCAGTTTCCAGTGTTTGAAAATGCTCAAACTGATGCAGCAACTGACCAAGAACTGAATGAAGTAGAGAAGGATTCTGAAGGGCTGCAGCAGTGTGCAAGTTTGGAGAGAAAGCCTGCTAATCTAATTTACAGGGCTGATCAATTGGAAAATGATTACAAGGCTGATCAAATTGAGGGGGCTAAAGCAGGAGAGGAAATGACAAGGAATAGACCAGAGAGAATTGAAGATGCTACAACTATTAGGGATGGTGAAAATTATGACAAGGCTGAAGAACTAGACAGAATTTATGTCGAAGAGGAAACAAATGAGACTGAACTGCAGTTATCTGAAGCTACTACTAGCAGTGTAGGAGATGAAATTTTTCTGCCTGCGAAGATAGAAATTGATGATGACACAGAAGCTCATGCCCGCAGGTTTGAAATAGGTGGCAAGTCAATAAAGGATCTTAACTTCCTGGACCTTGAACCGATTGCCATAGCTATGATAATGTTCTCtatattttccatttttttggcATGTCTAGTTTACAGATATCGCTTAAGGGCAATACCAGCTCCTCTGCATGATTCTCAGCTTGAAGCGGCTGACAGAAAAGAGAAACTGATTCAAGCACAAGTTTGTGGTCAAGTTGAGCATGCGGAAGAGAGAGCTGAGTCTATTTTGAAACCTTCATCCGTGActttttcatttgaaaaagCTCACAAGGAAACATACATCCATGCACCAGATGTCGAGTTGCTTGGAGAGTTTGTGATTGGAGAATTCAGCACTGTTAGGCGGAGTTTGGATCGGAAAGGCAGAACGATTGAAACTGGAGAGACCATTTATTCCATTTCTCATGGGCAGTCACGAGCTCAGCCAGTTGCTCGAGCTCAGACACTCAATGTTTCAAGTACAGGTTCTCCTTCATATGGAAGCTTTACAGCTGAAAAGATCatgctcaagaagaaagag GGAGGCAGAGAGGGAAATGTGAAGGCAATAACAACTCCAGTGAGGAGATCAAGCCGAATTCGGAACCTTTCAGCCACATGCCCTTGA
- the LOC113768649 gene encoding uncharacterized protein LOC113768649, which yields MGEGKNQKLQDLWSQYNNGHLKNEDPWIIDEDHENCWINVDAASSSSSSLASSVIEASTISDGSCSSNDTRDDASSSATHSSSSNSSGALYDLSELMEQLPIKRGLSNFYRGKSESFTCLARVTSIEDLAKKEAPCRRKHKGSKNFEGGLDAYRTFTLPKPIISKKTPRGSLSSSFPSRRGGFINGSCRLPQKPLKKSLGDGM from the exons ATGGGAGAAGGGAAAAATCAAAAGCTTCAAGATCTATGGTCTCAATATAATAATGGTCATTTGAAGAATGAAGATCCCTGGATAATCGATGAAGATCATGAGAATTGCTGGATTAATGTTGACGctgcatcatcatcatcatcatcattagcATCCTCCGTCATTGAAGCTTCGACTATTTCAGATGGATCGTGTTCCTCGAACGATACAAGGGATGATGCATCGTCATCAGCTACACATTCCTCATCCTCAAATTCTAGTGGAGCTTTATATGACTTGTCCGAGCTCATGGAACAATTGCCTATCAA GAGGGGACTATCTAACTTTTACCGAGGGAAATCTGAGTCTTTTACGTGTTTGGCAAGGGTTACAAGCATAGAAGATTTGGCAAAGAAAGAGGCTCCTTGTAGAAGGAAACACAAGGGAAGCAAGAATTTTGAAGGTGGCTTGGATGCCTACAGAACATTCACTCTTCCTAAGCCCATTATTTCCAAGAAAACACCGAGGGGCTCACTTTCATCATCTTTTCCGAGTAGAAGGGGAGGTTTCATTAATGGCAGCTGCAGGCTTCCACAGAAACCTTTGAAAAAGAGCTTGGGTGATGGGAtgtga